From the genome of Hydrogenophilus thermoluteolus, one region includes:
- the nadC gene encoding carboxylating nicotinate-nucleotide diphosphorylase encodes MIDPDTLKAEIARNVAAALTEDIGSGDLTAKLIDPDKEARGRLISREPAILCGQAWFETAFRLLEPEAMILWFVREGESVEPNQPVCEIESRARTLLTAERTALNFLQLLSGVATQVHRYCRAVEGTAAKIVDTRKTIPGLRLAQKYAVQVGGGTNHRIGLYDGILIKENHIIAAGGIRQALEAAQRIAPSNVFIQIEVETLAQLHEALACGAKMILLDNMSLEEMAEAVRITQDRAELEASGGVDLERVRQIAATGVHRISIGRLTKDIRAIDFSLRHVEI; translated from the coding sequence ATGATCGACCCAGACACCCTCAAAGCCGAAATCGCGCGCAACGTGGCTGCCGCACTCACCGAAGACATCGGATCGGGCGACCTGACCGCAAAACTGATCGATCCGGACAAAGAGGCGCGCGGGCGGTTGATCAGTCGTGAACCCGCGATCCTCTGCGGCCAAGCGTGGTTCGAAACCGCCTTTCGGCTGCTCGAACCCGAAGCGATGATCCTATGGTTCGTTCGCGAAGGGGAAAGTGTCGAACCCAACCAGCCTGTGTGCGAAATCGAATCGCGGGCCCGCACACTGCTGACCGCCGAACGGACCGCACTCAACTTTTTACAGCTCCTCTCTGGCGTCGCCACGCAAGTCCACCGCTATTGCCGCGCTGTGGAAGGCACCGCGGCAAAAATCGTCGATACGCGCAAAACCATACCAGGGTTACGGCTTGCACAAAAATATGCCGTGCAGGTAGGTGGCGGCACCAACCACCGCATTGGCCTCTATGATGGCATCCTCATCAAAGAAAACCACATCATCGCAGCAGGCGGTATTCGTCAAGCGTTGGAAGCGGCTCAGAGAATCGCCCCGTCGAACGTCTTCATTCAGATCGAAGTAGAAACGCTCGCGCAACTTCATGAGGCGCTTGCCTGCGGCGCGAAAATGATTTTGCTCGACAACATGTCGCTCGAAGAGATGGCAGAAGCGGTCCGTATCACGCAAGACCGCGCGGAGCTCGAAGCGTCGGGCGGCGTCGATCTCGAACGCGTCCGTCAGATTGCCGCAACCGGTGTCCATCGCATCTCGATCGGCCGTCTGACCAAAGACATCCGCGCGATCGATTTCTCATTGCGTCACGTCGAAATTTAG
- a CDS encoding class I SAM-dependent methyltransferase, which produces MDESPQAQLAQWFASPPGVRVCEWLQAQLPTFLTDAVGFYAIQLGPLPFDALALCRVRWGWCVAPAGAAVCAEYEQLPFASDSLDCVLAPFVWSVAHDPFAVLREIDRVLVPEGRLYWVAFNPWSPWRLSGWLPPLPTVSVHRLRDHLRVLGFETRLGRFGVYLPRARHARWAQRWEWAGDRWFPALGSVYLVEAIKRVAGVRLIEPNWRQKLQLRATRLAARRPVSTFNQTGARDG; this is translated from the coding sequence ATGGATGAATCTCCTCAAGCGCAATTGGCGCAGTGGTTTGCGTCGCCGCCTGGCGTACGGGTCTGTGAATGGCTCCAGGCTCAGTTGCCTACGTTTTTGACCGATGCAGTGGGATTTTACGCGATTCAGCTGGGGCCGTTGCCGTTCGACGCGCTGGCGTTGTGCCGCGTGCGTTGGGGGTGGTGTGTCGCACCAGCGGGGGCGGCGGTATGCGCCGAGTACGAACAACTGCCGTTTGCCAGCGATTCGCTCGATTGTGTCCTGGCACCGTTCGTCTGGTCGGTGGCGCACGATCCTTTCGCGGTTTTGCGTGAGATCGATCGCGTGTTGGTTCCCGAAGGGCGGCTCTATTGGGTAGCGTTCAATCCCTGGTCCCCGTGGCGCTTGAGTGGGTGGTTGCCGCCGTTGCCGACGGTTTCGGTGCACCGCTTGCGCGACCACCTGCGGGTGTTGGGTTTCGAAACGCGGTTGGGGCGCTTCGGTGTCTATCTCCCACGGGCGCGGCACGCGCGTTGGGCGCAGCGCTGGGAATGGGCCGGGGATCGCTGGTTTCCTGCGCTGGGTTCGGTCTATCTCGTCGAAGCGATCAAGCGGGTGGCCGGTGTGCGTCTGATCGAACCCAATTGGCGGCAAAAGCTGCAGCTACGCGCGACACGCCTGGCGGCTCGGCGCCCCGTTTCGACCTTCAACCAGACGGGAGCACGTGATGGATGA
- a CDS encoding M61 family metallopeptidase: MTKIHYHVSFPNPDDHLIHVSLRFTVTRSGTVSLSLPVWIPGSYLVREFARHLSALSVTVTSKTGSVRHGFAEKVAKNRWSITRLAAGDLVTVRYTVWAYDLSVREAFLSGDRALLNGTSLFVVPESCLEEPCRLTVEAVASHPDWSVATTLQPEAVDARGFGTYTARNYHELVDTPVTIGHMDRIGFTVAGVAHEVVCTGASLRFDAARLLADLKRICQTQADFFGTVPFSRYLFHLHLTDDGYGGLEHRASSVLLAVRTDLPWPGMTEPHSDYLKLLGLFSHEYFHAWVVKRLRPRTYLRYDYFREQPTHLLWLFEGWTAYYDNLFLRRAGVIDETAYLRLLSDDLTRVLNNPGNQVQPLAEASFDAWIKLYRPHAHSASLFANYYTLGAIVACALDWQLRLRGSSLDAVLLELWHRYGRNEQGVSQREIFAAVAHHGGPRLARWLAQQVATAQSEPLTELIHRMGLDVEIERDTLPDLGVRWDERERNAGRLLVAQVLAGGAGERAGLAPRDEVIALERVRVTPSHWEPLLRRYRPGETVLLHFFREGVLRECRVTLGEPAVKAVRLSMRQRLSPSVAARRTAWLSARATGSDASDRRNQESDGRMTPTTTPSSAN, from the coding sequence ATGACGAAGATCCACTATCACGTTTCCTTTCCCAACCCAGACGATCATCTGATCCATGTGTCGCTCAGATTTACCGTAACGCGCAGTGGCACGGTTTCGCTGTCGTTGCCGGTCTGGATTCCTGGCTCCTACCTGGTCCGTGAGTTTGCCCGTCATCTGAGCGCCCTTTCTGTGACGGTGACGTCGAAAACAGGTAGCGTACGCCATGGATTCGCTGAAAAGGTAGCCAAAAACCGCTGGTCGATCACCCGTTTGGCTGCGGGCGATCTCGTTACCGTCCGCTATACCGTATGGGCGTACGATCTTTCGGTGCGTGAGGCGTTTTTGAGCGGTGACCGTGCGTTGCTCAACGGTACCAGTCTTTTCGTCGTCCCTGAGTCGTGTCTGGAGGAGCCGTGCCGTCTCACAGTCGAAGCGGTGGCTTCGCACCCTGATTGGTCGGTGGCGACGACTTTGCAACCGGAGGCGGTCGATGCGCGGGGTTTCGGTACGTACACGGCGCGGAATTACCACGAATTGGTCGATACGCCGGTGACCATTGGGCATATGGACCGAATCGGCTTCACGGTAGCGGGTGTTGCGCACGAGGTGGTCTGCACCGGCGCGTCGTTGCGCTTCGACGCAGCTCGACTCCTTGCCGATCTGAAGCGAATTTGTCAAACGCAGGCCGATTTTTTCGGTACCGTCCCTTTTTCGCGCTATCTTTTTCACCTCCATCTTACCGACGACGGGTATGGTGGACTGGAACACCGCGCCAGTTCGGTTTTGCTGGCCGTGCGCACTGATTTGCCCTGGCCGGGCATGACGGAACCGCATTCGGATTACCTCAAGCTCCTTGGGTTGTTCAGCCATGAGTATTTCCATGCATGGGTGGTGAAGCGGTTGCGTCCGCGGACGTACCTCAGGTACGACTATTTTCGCGAACAGCCGACGCACTTGCTCTGGCTTTTCGAGGGATGGACCGCCTATTACGACAACCTCTTTTTGCGCCGTGCCGGCGTCATCGACGAAACGGCTTACCTGCGTCTGTTGTCGGACGATCTGACGCGTGTGCTAAACAATCCGGGTAACCAGGTACAACCGCTTGCTGAGGCGTCGTTCGACGCTTGGATCAAGCTCTATCGCCCCCATGCGCACAGCGCAAGCCTTTTTGCGAATTACTATACGTTGGGTGCGATCGTAGCTTGTGCGCTCGATTGGCAATTGCGCCTTCGCGGGAGTTCGCTCGACGCGGTGCTGCTTGAGTTGTGGCACCGATACGGTCGGAACGAGCAGGGCGTTTCCCAACGTGAGATCTTTGCTGCGGTAGCGCACCATGGCGGGCCGCGGTTAGCGCGCTGGCTTGCGCAGCAGGTTGCAACCGCACAGTCCGAGCCCCTCACGGAGCTTATCCATCGCATGGGGCTTGACGTCGAGATCGAACGCGATACGCTGCCGGACCTGGGGGTGCGCTGGGACGAGCGCGAGCGCAACGCGGGGCGTCTGCTGGTCGCGCAGGTCCTTGCGGGGGGTGCTGGCGAACGGGCTGGGTTGGCGCCGCGCGATGAGGTGATCGCGTTGGAGCGCGTTCGAGTCACGCCAAGTCATTGGGAGCCACTGCTGCGACGCTACCGCCCAGGGGAGACGGTTCTACTCCATTTTTTCCGCGAAGGTGTGTTGCGCGAATGCCGCGTGACACTCGGCGAACCTGCGGTCAAAGCGGTTCGGTTGTCGATGCGGCAGCGGCTTAGCCCTTCAGTTGCGGCACGTCGCACCGCTTGGTTGTCCGCACGAGCAACAGGAAGCGACGCTAGCGACCGCCGGAATCAGGAAAGTGACGGCCGAATGACGCCGACCACGACCCCTTCGAGCGCGAATTGA
- the thrC gene encoding threonine synthase has protein sequence MHYLSTRGQAPQRRFTDILLEGLASDGGLYVPEYYPQFSLAALEQMAVMPYAELAYTILSAFAPEIPSDDLAKLVLETYHAARYPYARESVRAARVAPLTWLEPGRFGILELSNGPTLAFKDMAMQLLGALFEYVLTQRDTYLNILGATSGDTGSAAEHAMRGRARIRVFMLSPAGRMSPFQRAQMYSLQDENIHNIAIRGAFDDAQDVVKALGADQAFKSQYRLGAVNSINWARIAAQVVYYFAGYFQAVGRVGDPMSFAVPSGNFGNILAGHIARMMGLPIAQLILATNENNVLDEFFRTGVYRPRRSDETFVTSSPSMDISKASNFERFVFDLVGRDSQALTTLWRQLAEKGAFDLKTTPYWATSGRFGFVSGANSHEGRVATIRSIWKRYRVLIDPHTADGVRVAQQVADSRYPVVVLETAQPAKFADTIQEAVGFAPPRPAPFEGIEAAPQRVTELPADAQAVRRYIEAHALRGRD, from the coding sequence GTGCACTACCTATCGACACGTGGTCAAGCACCACAACGACGATTTACCGATATTCTTCTCGAAGGGCTTGCCAGCGACGGTGGCCTTTACGTTCCGGAGTACTATCCGCAATTTTCCCTTGCGGCGCTCGAGCAGATGGCTGTAATGCCGTATGCGGAGTTGGCCTATACCATCCTATCGGCATTTGCGCCCGAAATTCCTTCCGATGATTTGGCGAAACTCGTTTTGGAAACCTATCACGCAGCGCGCTATCCCTATGCGCGGGAATCGGTGCGTGCTGCCCGTGTTGCGCCGCTGACTTGGTTGGAGCCCGGGCGCTTCGGGATTCTCGAGCTTTCGAATGGCCCGACCCTTGCGTTCAAGGATATGGCGATGCAGCTGTTGGGCGCGCTGTTCGAATATGTTCTGACCCAACGCGACACCTATCTCAATATTTTGGGTGCAACCTCCGGTGATACTGGTTCCGCCGCGGAACATGCAATGCGAGGGCGTGCACGCATCCGCGTCTTCATGCTTTCGCCGGCGGGGCGGATGAGCCCGTTTCAACGGGCACAGATGTATAGCCTCCAGGATGAAAACATCCACAACATTGCGATTCGCGGCGCGTTCGACGATGCGCAGGATGTGGTCAAGGCGCTGGGTGCGGATCAGGCATTCAAGTCCCAATACCGTTTGGGCGCGGTCAATTCGATCAACTGGGCACGTATTGCGGCACAGGTGGTCTATTATTTTGCCGGTTACTTCCAGGCTGTCGGTCGCGTCGGCGATCCCATGAGTTTTGCCGTTCCCAGCGGCAATTTTGGCAATATTCTGGCCGGTCATATCGCCCGGATGATGGGGTTGCCGATTGCACAACTCATTTTGGCGACAAACGAAAACAACGTTCTGGACGAATTTTTCCGCACTGGCGTTTATCGCCCCCGCCGATCGGACGAGACTTTTGTCACTTCGAGCCCGTCGATGGACATTTCGAAAGCGTCTAATTTCGAACGGTTCGTTTTCGATCTGGTCGGGCGCGATTCCCAAGCACTCACAACATTGTGGCGTCAATTGGCGGAAAAAGGGGCGTTCGATCTTAAAACGACCCCGTATTGGGCGACGAGCGGCCGCTTCGGATTTGTCTCTGGTGCCAACAGCCACGAAGGGCGTGTGGCAACGATCCGCTCGATCTGGAAGCGCTACCGTGTATTGATCGATCCGCACACAGCAGATGGGGTTCGCGTCGCGCAGCAGGTGGCCGATTCCCGCTATCCCGTCGTCGTTCTCGAAACCGCACAACCGGCGAAGTTTGCTGATACGATTCAAGAGGCGGTGGGTTTTGCGCCGCCACGGCCAGCGCCGTTCGAAGGGATCGAAGCGGCGCCGCAGCGAGTGACCGAGTTGCCTGCCGACGCGCAGGCGGTGCGGCGCTATATCGAAGCGCATGCACTGAGGGGACGCGACTAA
- a CDS encoding HDOD domain-containing protein, with protein MTPRIEEPLADAASWADWFRGQIPTLPLLRQSKRKIDEEATHATEINLHQLAEVVIGDPILTLRTLVQLQQSKKGETRELTSITSALMMLGIQPFLHQIHALPTVESALADQPVALKWLLSRVARARKAAHYAHDWAVLRRDINAEEVTVAALLYEINEILLWLFAPKLMFLMLSLRKRFPDHPIEVLQRKVFNTTDLELRDAAIARFNLPTILKELMNPQNAENPRTRTVLLATRLARHLGRKGWQHPKLEADIEAIEQLVHLNRELLLRRLDAPYEVWPRFGVPVPPTSESKDHPTKGNETQ; from the coding sequence ATGACGCCCCGCATCGAAGAACCGCTTGCCGACGCGGCAAGCTGGGCAGATTGGTTCCGCGGTCAAATCCCGACGTTGCCCCTTTTGCGCCAGTCGAAACGCAAGATCGACGAGGAAGCGACTCACGCCACCGAAATCAACTTACACCAATTGGCCGAGGTCGTCATCGGTGATCCCATCCTCACCTTGCGCACGTTGGTCCAGCTCCAACAAAGCAAAAAAGGGGAAACGCGAGAACTCACATCGATCACCAGCGCGCTGATGATGCTCGGGATCCAACCCTTTTTGCACCAAATTCACGCGCTTCCTACAGTAGAATCCGCCCTTGCCGATCAACCGGTCGCGCTCAAATGGCTACTCTCCCGCGTCGCTCGAGCGCGAAAAGCCGCGCATTATGCGCACGATTGGGCCGTACTCCGCCGCGACATCAATGCCGAAGAGGTAACCGTTGCAGCGCTTCTTTATGAAATCAACGAGATTCTCCTCTGGCTCTTTGCCCCCAAATTGATGTTCTTGATGCTGTCGCTACGCAAGCGCTTCCCCGACCACCCGATCGAGGTGCTGCAACGCAAAGTGTTCAACACCACCGATCTCGAACTTCGCGACGCGGCCATCGCTCGCTTCAACCTGCCCACCATACTGAAAGAACTGATGAACCCCCAAAACGCGGAAAACCCGCGCACGCGGACCGTACTGTTGGCAACACGACTTGCGCGGCACCTCGGCCGAAAAGGCTGGCAACACCCCAAACTGGAAGCCGATATCGAAGCGATCGAACAACTGGTGCATCTCAATCGCGAATTGCTCTTACGCCGCTTGGACGCACCCTACGAAGTTTGGCCCCGCTTTGGCGTACCCGTACCGCCCACATCCGAATCGAAAGACCATCCGACGAAAGGAAACGAAACGCAATGA
- a CDS encoding diguanylate cyclase domain-containing protein, which translates to MKVLVVEDTATTAAVLVRHLEALGFDAIVAKNGEDGVDAFVRERPDIVLLDILLPGIDGIEVARRIRAQERDGEWTPVIYLSAKNDDAAIEAGLSAGGDDYLTKPISPVVLTAKLRAMQRLAQAQKSLLLLTQRLDEANRRLQEMVHVDGLTGVANRRAFDARLSEEWRRCARLEKPLTLLLFDIDYFKRYNDSRGHLGGDDALKRVAQALSGALQRPGDLLARYGGEEFAAVLPEVDDEGGKIVAERMRAAVAALRIPHPDSPIGRSITVSVGGASALPGKTARVDSPAVLLDLADRALYRAKAAGRNRAVVLPAAMLTEPDSEAVAPGA; encoded by the coding sequence ATGAAGGTTCTGGTGGTGGAGGATACGGCAACGACCGCAGCGGTGCTGGTCCGTCATCTCGAGGCGCTCGGTTTTGACGCGATTGTTGCCAAAAACGGGGAAGACGGGGTGGATGCGTTCGTCCGCGAGCGCCCCGATATCGTGCTCCTCGATATCCTGTTGCCGGGAATCGACGGGATCGAGGTGGCGCGCCGGATTCGCGCGCAGGAGCGCGACGGGGAGTGGACCCCGGTGATCTATCTGTCGGCGAAAAACGACGACGCTGCGATCGAAGCGGGGCTCTCTGCAGGCGGCGACGACTACCTGACGAAACCGATCTCTCCGGTTGTGCTCACCGCGAAATTACGTGCGATGCAGCGCTTGGCGCAAGCGCAAAAAAGCCTGCTGCTTTTGACGCAGCGGCTCGACGAGGCGAATCGCCGTTTGCAAGAAATGGTTCATGTCGATGGGCTCACCGGGGTGGCGAACCGGCGCGCGTTCGACGCGCGGCTTTCCGAGGAGTGGCGACGCTGCGCGCGGCTCGAAAAACCGCTGACATTGCTGCTTTTCGATATCGATTACTTCAAACGGTACAACGATTCACGGGGTCATTTGGGCGGCGACGATGCGTTGAAACGGGTCGCACAGGCGCTCTCGGGTGCGTTGCAGCGTCCTGGGGACCTTTTGGCACGGTATGGCGGGGAGGAGTTCGCTGCGGTGTTACCCGAGGTCGACGACGAAGGGGGCAAAATCGTAGCCGAGCGGATGCGGGCTGCGGTGGCCGCGCTTCGTATTCCGCACCCCGATTCCCCGATTGGGCGGTCGATCACGGTATCGGTCGGCGGCGCGAGCGCGTTGCCCGGGAAAACCGCTAGAGTCGATTCACCTGCGGTCTTGCTTGACCTTGCGGATCGTGCGCTCTATCGTGCCAAAGCGGCAGGACGCAACCGCGCCGTGGTGTTACCCGCCGCAATGCTCACTGAACCAGACTCAGAAGCGGTCGCGCCAGGCGCGTAG
- the lexA gene encoding transcriptional repressor LexA — protein MSRAFLTPRQEAILRFLTRFHSEHGRPPTRQELCAAFGFRSPNAAQCHLHALAEKGLIAIDRGCARGIRLLVAADAVLNSERGGTASPAACEAANTHGETGLPVIGKVAAGAPILATPHIEAYHPIAPTAFRPRADYLLRVVGDSMIHAGILPGDLVAVRQTPEAPSGAIVVARIDDEVTVKRLVRRAPETIELHPENPDYAPIRIDPTHHQFALEGVVVGVIRPSLS, from the coding sequence ATGAGCCGAGCGTTTCTCACTCCGCGGCAAGAGGCGATCCTACGCTTTCTCACCCGCTTTCACAGCGAACACGGGCGACCGCCTACACGGCAGGAACTGTGTGCGGCATTCGGCTTTCGCTCGCCCAATGCGGCGCAGTGCCATTTGCACGCACTGGCTGAAAAAGGGTTGATCGCTATCGACCGTGGTTGCGCCCGCGGGATTCGTCTTCTGGTTGCCGCAGACGCGGTGCTGAACTCCGAACGCGGGGGTACTGCTTCACCCGCAGCGTGCGAAGCAGCGAACACCCACGGTGAAACCGGGTTGCCCGTGATCGGTAAGGTAGCTGCCGGCGCCCCGATCCTTGCGACACCCCATATCGAAGCGTACCACCCCATCGCACCTACCGCGTTTCGTCCCCGCGCCGACTACCTGTTGCGCGTGGTCGGTGACAGTATGATCCATGCGGGGATCCTCCCCGGCGACCTCGTCGCCGTCCGGCAAACCCCGGAAGCGCCGTCAGGGGCGATCGTCGTCGCACGTATCGACGACGAGGTTACCGTCAAACGTCTGGTTCGCCGCGCTCCCGAAACGATCGAACTGCACCCGGAAAATCCCGATTACGCCCCGATCCGCATCGACCCGACACACCATCAATTCGCGCTCGAAGGGGTCGTGGTCGGCGTCATTCGGCCGTCACTTTCCTGA
- the rnhA gene encoding ribonuclease HI, which translates to MDDSVIIYTDGACSGNPGPGGWGAVLRWRGVERQLSGSEAHTTNNRMELQAVIAALEALKRPVPVTLYTDSQYVQKGVTEWLPRWKARQWRTASGHTVANRDLWERLDQLAAQLPITWCWVKGHDGNEGNELADWLARQAIAAMQKGKTDDRG; encoded by the coding sequence ATGGATGATTCCGTGATCATCTATACCGATGGTGCCTGCTCCGGTAACCCGGGGCCGGGTGGGTGGGGTGCTGTGTTGCGTTGGCGCGGGGTCGAGCGGCAACTCTCAGGGAGCGAGGCGCATACCACCAACAACCGAATGGAGTTGCAGGCGGTGATCGCCGCGCTCGAAGCGCTCAAACGCCCCGTTCCGGTGACGCTCTATACCGATAGCCAGTACGTGCAGAAAGGGGTCACCGAATGGTTACCGCGCTGGAAAGCGCGGCAGTGGCGTACGGCTTCGGGCCATACTGTAGCCAATCGCGATCTTTGGGAGCGGCTCGACCAGTTGGCAGCACAACTGCCGATCACCTGGTGCTGGGTCAAGGGACACGACGGCAACGAGGGAAACGAGTTGGCGGATTGGTTGGCGCGTCAAGCGATCGCGGCAATGCAAAAAGGCAAAACGGACGATAGAGGGTGA
- a CDS encoding FKBP-type peptidyl-prolyl cis-trans isomerase, which yields MRVTKDTVVTLKYRVLDTDGNVIDDGKEPLVYLHGGYGGIFPRLEELIHDKAVGEKFTVKLQPEEAFGDYDENLVLVEDASLFPENIEVGMAFERVTEAGEEDVIYRITDIAEGKVVIDGNHPLAGQALVFEVEIAAVRPATAEERAHGHPHEG from the coding sequence ATGCGGGTAACGAAAGATACGGTGGTCACCCTCAAATATCGGGTGCTCGATACCGACGGGAATGTGATCGACGACGGAAAGGAGCCGTTGGTCTATTTGCACGGTGGTTATGGCGGCATCTTTCCCCGGCTGGAGGAGTTGATCCACGACAAAGCCGTTGGCGAGAAATTCACGGTGAAATTGCAACCCGAAGAGGCGTTCGGTGATTATGACGAAAACCTGGTCTTGGTGGAAGATGCTTCGCTTTTCCCAGAAAACATCGAAGTGGGGATGGCATTCGAGCGGGTCACCGAAGCGGGTGAAGAAGATGTGATCTATCGGATTACCGATATCGCCGAAGGCAAGGTGGTGATCGACGGTAACCATCCCCTTGCCGGGCAGGCGCTGGTCTTCGAAGTCGAGATTGCGGCGGTGCGCCCCGCCACTGCAGAAGAGCGCGCGCACGGCCATCCGCACGAAGGCTAA
- the gloB gene encoding hydroxyacylglutathione hydrolase, giving the protein MAHDLQLVPIPAFTDNYVWIVHDGRSALAVDPGDAQPVRRWLAERNVTLKAILITHHHADHTGGAVELAKETGATIFGPANEPLPRCDMPLHGDEVIDSPGDLPIAFTVIAVPGHTRGHIAYYGNGWLFCGDTLFSAGCGRLFEGTAEQLFASLERLKALPDDTAVCSAHEYTLKNLAFAECVEPDNDAIRDYRAWCESRRAANKPTLPSTIGREKAVNPFFRVERKTIGERLSEHFGTIATTPLERFRLLRAWRDRF; this is encoded by the coding sequence ATGGCACACGATCTGCAACTGGTCCCCATTCCGGCATTTACCGACAACTATGTCTGGATTGTACATGACGGTCGAAGCGCACTCGCGGTCGACCCGGGCGACGCGCAACCGGTACGCCGCTGGTTGGCGGAACGAAACGTGACGCTGAAAGCGATATTGATCACCCACCACCACGCCGACCACACTGGCGGCGCAGTCGAATTGGCCAAGGAGACGGGAGCGACGATTTTCGGCCCGGCAAACGAACCTTTACCACGCTGCGACATGCCGCTACACGGTGACGAAGTCATCGATTCGCCGGGCGATTTGCCGATCGCATTCACCGTGATCGCGGTGCCTGGGCACACCCGCGGGCACATCGCCTATTATGGCAACGGATGGCTCTTTTGCGGCGACACCCTCTTTTCCGCGGGGTGCGGTCGCCTCTTCGAAGGCACGGCCGAGCAACTTTTCGCGTCGCTCGAACGCCTCAAAGCCCTGCCGGATGACACCGCAGTCTGTAGCGCCCACGAATATACCTTGAAAAACTTGGCTTTTGCCGAATGCGTCGAACCCGACAACGATGCGATTCGCGACTATCGCGCGTGGTGCGAATCGCGGCGCGCAGCAAACAAACCGACGCTCCCTTCGACGATCGGACGGGAAAAAGCGGTCAATCCGTTCTTCCGAGTCGAGCGCAAAACGATTGGCGAGCGGTTGTCCGAACACTTCGGCACGATAGCGACGACGCCGCTCGAACGCTTTCGGCTCCTACGCGCCTGGCGCGACCGCTTCTGA
- a CDS encoding sensor domain-containing diguanylate cyclase produces the protein MMEPTFERAFWALAAADLALWQLDFPTERAMLDERWAQWVGLPAQKGEGITLTFAAWRARVHPIDWPRVRKSLIALVKGTSDYYCERYRIRTERGGWCWLEDRGRITQRDEQTGRARIGIGVCRNVTDEMEQAAWKELLSEAVIRSPVATVICDAEDRIIWVNPAAEQLFARQAADLFGQFIHRFLETGAATTGEKRGALVAVHTQDGTTRWVERIVTPFTSSLSHERFSVYVLHDITERIALEQQLRQLALTDVLTGLPNRRAFMERAEALFARIVRSAFHERAAVALIDLDHFKRINDTFGHSAGDAVLRDFADLLRANFRTMDEVGRLGGEEFGVVMPLVVLHDRPTSAFERLLREVRLRRVTFSGHHIQYTCSIGVTEVGPSDRAFDDVLARADRALYQAKAEGRNRLIWLAADE, from the coding sequence ATGATGGAGCCGACTTTCGAACGCGCTTTTTGGGCACTGGCTGCAGCGGATCTGGCGCTTTGGCAGCTCGACTTTCCTACCGAACGCGCTATGCTCGACGAGCGCTGGGCGCAATGGGTGGGTTTACCTGCGCAAAAGGGGGAGGGCATTACCCTGACTTTTGCGGCGTGGCGGGCGCGCGTCCATCCTATCGATTGGCCTCGAGTGCGCAAGAGCTTGATCGCGCTCGTCAAAGGGACGAGTGACTATTACTGCGAACGTTATCGAATTCGCACCGAACGCGGCGGGTGGTGTTGGTTGGAGGACCGCGGACGCATCACGCAGCGTGACGAACAAACGGGTCGCGCGCGCATCGGGATCGGCGTTTGTCGCAATGTCACCGATGAGATGGAGCAAGCCGCGTGGAAGGAGCTTCTTTCCGAGGCGGTGATTCGTTCTCCAGTGGCTACGGTGATTTGTGATGCCGAAGATCGGATCATTTGGGTGAATCCGGCTGCCGAGCAGTTGTTTGCACGCCAAGCTGCAGATTTGTTTGGGCAATTTATTCATCGCTTCCTCGAAACTGGTGCCGCAACTACAGGGGAGAAACGTGGGGCGCTGGTTGCGGTTCACACGCAAGACGGTACGACGAGATGGGTGGAGCGCATCGTGACCCCGTTTACGTCGTCGTTGTCGCACGAGCGTTTTTCCGTCTATGTGCTGCATGACATTACGGAGCGCATTGCGCTCGAGCAGCAGTTGCGTCAGTTGGCTTTGACCGACGTGCTCACAGGACTTCCGAACCGCCGTGCGTTCATGGAGCGGGCAGAGGCGCTGTTTGCGCGAATCGTGCGCAGCGCTTTTCACGAGCGTGCGGCGGTGGCGCTGATCGATCTCGACCATTTCAAACGGATCAACGACACCTTCGGCCACAGCGCTGGCGATGCGGTGTTGCGCGATTTCGCCGATCTGTTACGGGCCAATTTTCGCACGATGGATGAGGTGGGACGTTTGGGAGGAGAGGAGTTCGGTGTCGTGATGCCCTTGGTCGTTCTGCACGATCGCCCGACAAGCGCGTTCGAGCGGCTGTTGCGCGAGGTTCGTCTGCGTCGCGTGACGTTTTCTGGTCATCACATTCAGTACACCTGTAGCATTGGTGTCACAGAGGTGGGTCCGTCGGATCGTGCGTTCGACGACGTATTGGCCCGGGCCGATCGGGCGCTCTATCAGGCAAAAGCGGAAGGGCGTAACCGTTTGATTTGGCTGGCAGCGGACGAATGA